The Ananas comosus cultivar F153 linkage group 2, ASM154086v1, whole genome shotgun sequence genome contains a region encoding:
- the LOC109706497 gene encoding uncharacterized membrane protein At3g27390, with protein sequence MPTFPLPLLFSLIRFPRTGVEEIDMEVPTGFLATLWSFLSLAPFFLLLLLLGIIKAAVIGPIVAAVIFFGNSAVIIGLWPAHFIWTYYCLIKTKRIGLVLKILLLITLPVPLLLWPVFGILGSLLVGIGYGYFTPLIATFEAVGEDVLDKFSHCFTDGCKSTIEGACTTVRDFTDFCFHSYFSFMDDLSEKVRDDETPIDIKLSTLPKSLLVCLLAVPIDVLVISAVALWKSPYMLLKGWQRLFHDLLGREGPFLETVCVPFAGLAIVLWPLAVTGAVIASFISSFFLALYGGLITYQEDSLRMGLAYVVAVISLYDEYTNDLLYLREGSCLPRPKYRKSQFTERKHQMDQRKNENDRIVSAPNISKLVSERSRTLKKAIKELRPIQIWDWLFRSCEINGRILLNEGLIRVVDIEECIIEGKCKKLSIKLPAWSILQCLIRSAKCGSNGLLISDEVELTNFNWPKDSVLYWILGPLLVMKEQIRSMELSEDEAACLRKLLLTRSNEKPEDWDDCGFPSDDNVRRAQLQAIIRRLQGIVANMSRIPSFRRRFNNLVKALYSEAVEIGAVGQKGSSKSGVTNSRLVGSEETQNNRVERTHEVDRPTDGGEIV encoded by the exons ATGCCCACGTTCCCTCTtcccctcctcttctctttgatTCGTTTCCCTCGTACTGGTGTAGAAGAGATTGACATGGAGGTTCCCACAGGGTTCTTGGCCACGCTATGGAGCTTTCTCTCACTCGCCCCTTTCTTCTTATTGCTTCTGCTCCTGGGAATCATCAAAG CTGCTGTAATAGGTCCGATAGTAGCTGCTGTAATTTTCTTCGGAAACTCTGCGGTGATCATCGGTCTTTGGCCCGCACACTTCATCTGGACTTACTACTGTTTAATAAA AACAAAGAGAATTGGGCTGGTTCTGAAGATCCTGCTGCTGATCACCTTGCCGGTGCCGCTGCTTCTGTGGCCGGTATTCGGCATTCTAGGGAGCCTTTTAGTAGGAATAGGATATGGGTATTTCACGCCTCTGATCGCAACGTTCGAGGCCGTTGGGGAGGATGTCCTCGACAAGTTCTCTCACTGCTTCACT GACGGATGCAAGAGTACGATAGAAGGAGCTTGTACGACAGTTCGAGACTTCACGGATTTCTGTTTCCACTCCTACTTCTCGTTCATGGATGATTTAAGCGAGAAAGTAAGGGATGATGAGACTCCCATTGATATCAA GTTATCGACGCTCCCGAAGAGTTTACTGGTTTGCCTTCTCGCTGTCCCTATAGATGTACTAGTGATAAGTGCTGTGGCATTGTGGAAAAGTCCGTACATGCTGTTGAAAGGATGGCAGCGGCTTTTTCATGACTTACTTGGAAGAGAAGGACCTTTCCTGGAGACTGTGTGTGTACCCTTCGCTGGTCTTGCTATTGTACTGTGGCCTCTTGCGGTAACTGGGGCAGTGATTGCCTCATTCATCTCCAGCTTCTTCCTCGCTCTCTATGGTGGATTGATTACTTATCAG GAGGATTCTCTGCGAATGGGTCTTGCATATGTTGTGGCAGTGATATCACTCTATGACGAGTACACAAATGATTTACTTTACCTAAGAGAAGGTTCTTGTCTCCCAAG GCCAAAGTATCGGAAATCTCAATTTACTGAGAGGAAACATCAGATGGACCAGAGAAAGAACGAAAATGATAGAATAGTGTCAGCACCGAACATATCTAAGTTGGTTTCAGAAAGATCAAGGACACTAAAGAAAGCTATTAAAGAGTTAAGACCTATACAG ATTTGGGATTGGCTCTTCAGATCATGCGAGATAAATGGAAGGATATTGTTAAATGAGGGTCTGATACGTGTTGTGGATATAGAGGAATGCATCATTGAAGGGAAATGCAAGAAATTAAGCATCAAGTTACCTGCTTGGTCTATTCTACAGTGCTTGATAAGATCAGCAAAATGCGGCTCAAACGGACTACTTATAT CTGATGAGGTGGAGCTCACTAACTTTAATTGGCCAAAGGATAGTGTATTATATTGGATTCTTGGACCATTACTGGTTATGAAGGAGCAGATAAGAAGCATGGAGTTGAGCGAGGATGAAGCAGCATGTTTGAGGAAGTTGCTTTTGACCAGAAGCAATGAGAAGCCAGAGGACTGGGATGATTGCGGGTTCCCATCAGATGATAATGTAAGAAGAGCTCAGTTACAAGCAATCATCAGAAG ATTGCAGGGAATTGTTGCTAACATGTCGCGAATCCCGAGTTTCCGGAGAAGATTCAATAATCTGGTCAAGGCTTTGTATTCAGAAGCAGTAGAAATCGGTGCAGTCGGTCAAAAAGGAAGCTCAAAATCGGGAGTAACAAATAGTAGACTGGTTGGCAGTGAAGAAACTCAAAACAACCGTGTGGAAAGAACACACGAAGTAGACAGGCCTACTGATGGTGGTGAAATTGTGTGA
- the LOC109706496 gene encoding elongator complex protein 2: protein MAARGVGGGVAVERVFIGAGCNRIVNNVSWSPSGLVAFGAQNAVAIFSPESAQILATLPGHKAVVNCTQWLPTNKDAIKVQDMERHYLLSGSADGVIMIWEIHPKKREWSHMLQVPEMHKRGVTCLTGMMISDVTAIFASTSSDGVVLIWKIVFSSTVGGKCNVSCLDSLSVGSKPMVALSVAALPGNKSHAILAMGGLDLKVHIYFGDQTGKFTHACELKGHADWIRSLDFSLPVILDSEKHNLFLVSSSQDKTIRIWKMAAHALSSGSPIQSRKEDIGLTSYIEGPIFVAGSSSYQVSLESLLVGHEDWVYSVEWQPPSLINGTNCHQPMSILSASMDKTMMIWRPEKTTGIWLNVVTVGELSHSALGFYGGHWAPDGQSILAHGYGGSFHLWRNAGLDYENWQPQKVPSGHFASVSDLTWAKSGKYLLSVSHDQTARVFAPWRIEETSGDKVSWHEIARPQVHGHDINCVTFIQGAGNHRFVSGADEKVARVFEAPLSFLKTLHHAMSQNNFYDFHEQVQVLGANMSALGLSQKPIYMHTVNESPASLHNDGADSLETIPDAVPTVLTEPPVEEQLAWHTLWPETHKLYGHGNELFSLCCDHEGKLIASSCKAQTATVAEIWLWEVGSWKAIGRLHSHSLTVTQLEFSHDDAFLLAVSRDRQFSVFSISKTGDEVIHQLIAKQEAHKRIIWACSWNPFSHDFATGSRDKTVKVWSVNKEASSVDLLATLPQFRDSVTALSWVGRDQSCNAGFLAIGMDNGLIELWSLSGGRVAEINDMGTSPFTAVCAIRFDPLLCHVSTVHRLRWRNPDFGDTKTLQLASCGADQCVRVFEVSGQ from the exons ATGGCGGCTCGGGGCGTGGGCGGCGGCGTTGCTGTGGAGCGCGTCTTCATCGGCGCGGGTTGTAATCGAATCGTCAACAACGTCTCGTGGAGCCCCTCCGGATTGGTCGCGTTCGGCGCCCAAAACGCGGTCGCAATCTTTTCCCCCGAG AGTGCTCAGATTCTCGCCACGCTTCCCGGGCACAAGGCGGTTGTAAACTGCACCCAGTGGCTTCCGACCAACAAAGATGCAATCAAAG TTCAAGATATGGAGAGGCATTACCTGCTCTCAGGAAGTGCTGATGGTGTCATCATGATCTGGGAGATACATCCTAAAAAAAGAGAG TGGAGCCACATGTTGCAAGTACCAGAAATGCATAAGAGAGGCGTGACTTGTCTAACCGGGATGATGATTTCGGATGTTACTGCAATATTTGCTTCAACCTCTTCAGATGGTGTTGTTCTTATATGGAAGATTGTCTTTTCATCAACAGTTGGTG GAAAGTGTAATGTTTCCTGTTTGGACTCTCTCTCTGTTGGTTCAAAGCCTATGGTTGCCTTGTCAGTAGCCGCACTACCAGGCAACAAAAGTCATGCAATTTTAGCAATGGGAGGTTTAGATCTCAAGGTCCATATATATTTTGGCGATCAGACCGGCAAG TTTACTCATGCTTGTGAGCTGAAAGGCCATGCTGATTGGATCAGAAGTTTAGACTTTTCATTACCTGTCATTTTAGATAGTGAAAAGCACAACCTTTTCCTTGTGAGTTCATCTCAGGATAAAACTATTCGCATATGGAAAATGGCTGCACATGCTTTATCTTCTGGTTCTCCAATTCAGTCAAGAAAAGAGGATATTGGCTTGACATCGTATATTGAAGGTCCTATATTTGTGGCCGGTTCTTCCTCGTATCAAGTGTCTTTAGAGTCTCTCCTTGTTGGTCATGAAGATTGGGTGTACTCTGTGGAGTGGCAACCGCCTTCACTTATAAATGGGACTAATTGTCACCAACCCATGAGCATCTTATCAGCTTCAATGGATAAAACGATGATGATATGGAGACCAGAAAAAACCACTGGAATTTGGCTAAACGTAGTGACCGTGGGTGAATTAAGTCACTCTGCATTAGGATTTTATGGTGGCCATTGGGCACCAGACGGGCAATCAATACTTGCGCATGGATACGGTGGATCTTTTCATCTGTGGAGAAATGCTGGCTTGGATTATGAGAACTGGCAGCCACAGAAAGTTCCCTCGGGTCATTTTGCATCTGTGTCGGACCTCACTTGGGCCAAATCTGGCAAATATTTGCTATCCGTTAGCCATGACCAG ACTGCTCGTGTATTTGCTCCATGGAGGATAGAAGAGACCTCTGGTGATAAGGTCTCCTGGCATGAAATCGCTCGTCCTCAAGTTCATGGACATGATATTAATTGTGTAACTTTTATACAAGGGGCTGGGAACCACCGATTTGTAAGTGGCGCTGATGAAAAAGTTGCTAGGGTTTTTGAAGCTCCATTATCATTTTTGAAGACCCTTCACCATGCGATGTCCCAGAACAACTTTTACGATTTTCATGAACAAGTACAGGTCCTTGGTGCCAACATGTCTGCTCTTGGTCTGTCACAAAAACCTATCTACATGCACA CTGTCAATGAATCTCCAGCCAGTCTTCACAACGATGGTGCAGATTCTCTGGAAACAATTCCTGATGCAGTGCCTACTGTTTTGACTGAGCCTCCTGTAGAGGAACAACTAGCCTGGCATACATTGTGGCCTGAAACCCATAAACTTTATGGCCACGGTAACGAGCTATTTTCCTTGTGCTGTGACCATGAGGGTAAGCTTATTGCTTCATCATGCAAG GCTCAAACAGCAACAGTTGCCGAGATTTGGCTTTGGGAAGTTGGGTCATGGAAAGCCATTGGCCGTTTGCATTCTCACAGCTTAACAGTCACACAGCTGGAGTTTTCCCATGATGACGCTTTTCTCTTGGCTGTCTCAAGGGATCGGCAGTTCTCAGTGTTCTCAATCAGCAAAACTG GGGACGAAGTCATCCATCAGTTGATTGCCAAGCAAGAGGCGCACAAAAGAATAATATGGGCATGTTCATGGAACCCCTTCAGCCATGATTTTGCAACTGGTTCAAGGGACAAAACTGTCAAGGTATGGTCGGTTAATAAGGAAGCATCTTCTGTTGATCTACTCGCTACACTTCCTCAATTCCGCGACAGCGTCACAGCCTTATCATGGGTCGGCCGTGATCAGTCATGCAATGCCGGGTTTCTTGCCATAGGCATGGATAATGGGCTCATAGAACTTTGGAGTCTCTCTGGTGGTAGAGTTGCCGAGATTAATGATATGGGCACATCACCATTTACTGCTGTTTGTGCTATTCGGTTTGATCCTTTATTATGTCATGTTTCGACGGTACATCGCTTGAGATGGAGAAACCCTGATTTCGGTGATACGAAGACACTTCAACTCGCTTCTTGTGGAGCTGACCAGTGTGTTAGGGTTTTCGAGGTCAGCGGCCAATGA